The nucleotide window GAACAGCGCCAGTACCGTAGGCTGTAAGCCAAAGCCCAGCATTGGGACTGCCAGGGCGAGCACGGCCACCGGCGGAAAGGTCTGGCCGAAGGATGTGAGGTCACTGACTATGGGAAGAAAGCTGCGTCCGCCTGGCCTGGTAACCCAGATGCCAAGTGGCACACCTATGAGAACGGTGAGACTGCTTGAATAGAGGACGAGCAGGACGTGCTCTCCGACCAGCACAAACAAGCTGGCCCGCGGGTGCAGCACGCGGCTCTCCTCGGGGAAAAGGGACCTGAAGACAGCCTCCCACCACTGCTCATTGGTGATGAGTACAATGAATGCTGCCACCAGTATACCAAGAACCAGCCAGCGTCGTGCCTGCCCGGTGCGCATTATCAATCCCTCGCCTCAGATGTCGCCGCTTCGATGTCGCCGAGTTCAACCTGGCCGGCAAGTCGGCAGCCCTCATCAATTACCGGGATGCTCCTCAGTCCTTGTCCCAGCATACGCGACAGCGCTTCGCGGAGAGTGGCTGTATTCGCGATCGCAATCTCTTCGGTGTCACCGCGCACCACACTGTCACGCACAGAGCTAGCGCCGGAAAG belongs to Dehalococcoidales bacterium and includes:
- a CDS encoding ABC transporter permease; translation: MRTGQARRWLVLGILVAAFIVLITNEQWWEAVFRSLFPEESRVLHPRASLFVLVGEHVLLVLYSSSLTVLIGVPLGIWVTRPGGRSFLPIVSDLTSFGQTFPPVAVLALAVPMLGFGLQPTVLALFLYGLLPVVRNTIAGIGTVSPDLVDAAHGMGMTRARTLVRVEIPIAASVILAGVRISVVINIGTAMIGAVIGAGGLGSPIIAGLVQDNLAYILEGAVPAAILSILVDQFLGNVERSFFHEMDR